From one Methanophagales archaeon genomic stretch:
- a CDS encoding heme exporter protein CcmB, translated as MAHDFDFPQVGAALGIAEKDLRTEFRRSYEIISMLTFSFGSILICSFAFGIGTAGTARPEVAAASLWVILFFTSILTFTTSFMREADMGTLGGLKTLPCSPLAILAGKIIYGTALLLFVECVLIPAAIIFLNLHLDTGMQFLALLLISISGAICLAFAGSFISGLVMFSEGKTLLLSFLLIPICIPALLPSVGATKKLLSPGYTIADVMPELRLLIAFLLLITAVMTLTFKFVLEE; from the coding sequence ATGGCACATGATTTCGATTTCCCGCAGGTGGGAGCGGCACTGGGCATCGCGGAGAAGGACCTGCGAACCGAGTTCCGCCGCTCTTACGAGATTATTTCAATGCTCACATTCTCGTTTGGCTCTATCCTCATTTGCAGTTTCGCGTTTGGTATTGGTACCGCGGGCACAGCACGACCTGAAGTGGCTGCTGCATCGCTATGGGTAATCCTCTTCTTCACAAGCATACTCACATTCACCACATCCTTCATGCGCGAAGCCGACATGGGCACACTTGGGGGTTTGAAGACCCTGCCATGTTCGCCACTGGCAATTCTCGCAGGTAAAATCATCTATGGCACTGCACTGCTCCTGTTTGTCGAATGTGTCCTGATTCCCGCAGCTATCATATTCTTGAACCTGCATCTTGATACCGGTATGCAATTCCTGGCTCTGTTACTCATATCCATTTCAGGTGCTATCTGTCTCGCATTTGCCGGCTCTTTCATTTCTGGACTCGTAATGTTCTCCGAAGGTAAGACTCTGCTACTCTCTTTTCTCCTTATCCCTATTTGCATTCCTGCACTCCTGCCTTCTGTAGGTGCGACGAAGAAACTGCTCAGCCCGGGTTACACAATAGCAGATGTGATGCCGGAATTACGGCTATTAATCGCTTTCCTGCTCTTGATTACCGCAGTAATGACCCTCACTTTCAAGTTCGTGCTTGAGGAGTGA
- a CDS encoding shikimate kinase, with protein sequence MSAKGYGKASGAGTVINAIATYKGSAFGIDRWTYAEVELGEDFKAIEAHTELESELELEGERDKDRGRGKDVDIDTRLIERCLELVLKKFNLPLCGYVYTRSEIPVGSGLKSSSAAANATVVAALDAIGAGADMDALEVIRIGVNAALDTGVSITGAFDDACASLLGGVVITDNMKKELIMREEKDSGVLIFVPEAKAFTADTDVQRSRLVAPWVDIAYELALASKFEDAMTLNGFLYCAALNFSPEPMLKALECNVRGVSLSGTGPSFVALVDRTAEAELYSAWSELDIEGRIIKTRINNEPAYKYDYNVNGNEDGGGGYLRDGT encoded by the coding sequence ATGAGTGCGAAGGGATATGGTAAAGCCAGTGGCGCAGGAACAGTAATAAATGCAATAGCCACTTATAAAGGTTCTGCTTTCGGCATCGACAGGTGGACGTATGCCGAAGTGGAACTTGGCGAGGATTTCAAAGCCATAGAGGCACATACAGAGTTAGAGTCAGAGTTAGAATTAGAAGGAGAGAGGGATAAAGATAGAGGTAGGGGTAAAGATGTTGACATTGATACGCGATTGATAGAACGATGTCTGGAGCTGGTGCTGAAGAAGTTCAATCTGCCTCTGTGTGGTTATGTGTATACGAGGAGTGAGATACCTGTGGGAAGCGGGCTGAAGAGCAGCAGTGCAGCCGCAAATGCTACCGTGGTCGCCGCTCTGGATGCGATAGGAGCAGGGGCGGATATGGATGCCCTTGAGGTGATAAGAATAGGTGTGAATGCCGCTCTGGATACCGGTGTCTCAATAACCGGCGCTTTTGACGATGCCTGCGCTTCTTTACTCGGTGGCGTCGTGATAACAGACAACATGAAGAAGGAACTGATAATGAGGGAAGAGAAGGATTCAGGGGTACTTATTTTCGTACCTGAGGCGAAGGCATTTACTGCCGATACCGATGTGCAGCGGTCTCGATTGGTAGCGCCATGGGTGGATATTGCTTATGAGCTCGCACTGGCATCTAAATTTGAGGATGCGATGACGTTAAATGGCTTCTTGTATTGTGCAGCATTGAATTTCAGTCCTGAGCCGATGCTGAAAGCGCTGGAATGCAATGTGAGAGGTGTGAGCTTATCGGGCACTGGTCCTTCTTTTGTCGCACTCGTGGATAGAACAGCGGAGGCTGAGTTATACAGTGCGTGGAGTGAACTGGATATAGAGGGGCGGATAATAAAGACGAGGATAAATAATGAGCCTGCATATAAATATGACTATAACGTTAACGGTAATGAGGATGGTGGCGGGGGATATTTAAGAGATGGCACATGA